In one Nicotiana sylvestris chromosome 8, ASM39365v2, whole genome shotgun sequence genomic region, the following are encoded:
- the LOC104218784 gene encoding pectinesterase inhibitor 9, translating into MGNLSLHLLIVFFSFQCFLAYTMAASAMHSNPDAIKFIRVSCKATLYPVLCVQCLSAYANTVKQSEQQLARAALSVSLSKAKSTTIFVSKLTKIRGLKPREKQAVKDCFDTMSDSVDQINKSIPELGQTGHFAAGQDFMWHVSNVQTWVSAAMTDENTCLDGFSGPGMNGNVKAVLRSRILHLAQVTSNALALVNRFADRHRPSATANTP; encoded by the coding sequence atgGGCAACCTTAGTCTTCACTTGCTGATAGTATTCTTCTCTTTCCAATGTTTTCTTGCTTATACCATGGCTGCATCTGCTATGCACTCAAATCCTGATGCCATAAAATTCATTAGAGTTTCATGTAAAGCCACACTTTACCCTGTTTTATGTGTCCAATGTCTCTCTGCTTATGCTAACACTGTCAAACAAAGTGAGCAGCAACTGGCTCGTGCTGCTTTATCAGTTAGCTTAAGTAAAGCAAAATCCACCACCATATTTGTTTCTAAGTTAACCAAAATTAGAGGCCTAAAGCCAAGAGAAAAACAAGCCGTAAAGGACTGCTTTGATACAATGAGTGATAGTGTTGATCAGATCAATAAATCTATTCCAGAACTTGGGCAAACTGGTCATTTTGCTGCTGGACAGGACTTTATGTGGCATGTTAGTAATGTGCAAACTTGGGTTAGTGCTGCAATGACAGATGAGAACACTTGTCTTGATGGATTTTCAGGACCTGGAATGAATGGAAATGTGAAAGCTGTTTTAAGATCAAGAATCCTTCATCTTGCACAAGTTACTAGTAATGCACTTGCTTTGGTTAATCGCTTTGCGGATAGACACCGACCTAGTGCTACCGCAAATACCCCTTGA